Proteins encoded together in one Pseudomonas arsenicoxydans window:
- a CDS encoding quinoprotein dehydrogenase-associated SoxYZ-like carrier, giving the protein MNWRASCLLACWLPLAAYATDIVPGKDPVPSVMWDFYHKQMLGDAPFVFDERVKLLAPPFAEDARQVPLEIDARAFKGEVVKILAWAELNPLPKIVDFQPLDRVLPWLSIRIRIEQATPLRAAVLTRDGLWHVGSTLIDAAGGGCTAPSVVRTQAGWEEHIGEVVGGRYPRDAFSRVRLQIAHPMDNGMVSGIPEFFINHAELRDQNDQLLARLELFPAVSENPNLAFDIEGAGQTRLLLRDNSGNQFDAAIP; this is encoded by the coding sequence GTGAACTGGCGAGCGAGTTGCCTGTTGGCCTGCTGGTTACCGCTGGCGGCATACGCGACCGACATTGTTCCGGGCAAAGACCCGGTGCCGTCGGTGATGTGGGACTTCTACCACAAGCAAATGCTCGGTGATGCGCCGTTCGTGTTCGACGAGCGGGTCAAGCTACTGGCGCCGCCATTCGCCGAAGACGCCCGGCAAGTGCCGCTGGAAATCGATGCCAGGGCGTTCAAGGGCGAAGTGGTGAAAATCCTCGCCTGGGCCGAGCTCAACCCGCTGCCGAAAATCGTCGATTTTCAACCGCTGGACCGCGTATTGCCGTGGCTGTCGATCCGCATCCGCATCGAGCAGGCCACGCCGTTGCGCGCGGCGGTGCTGACCCGCGATGGGCTGTGGCATGTCGGTTCGACGTTGATAGACGCCGCTGGCGGTGGCTGCACCGCGCCCAGTGTCGTGCGTACCCAGGCCGGGTGGGAAGAACACATCGGCGAGGTGGTGGGCGGTCGATATCCGCGCGACGCCTTCAGCCGTGTGCGCTTGCAGATAGCGCACCCGATGGACAACGGCATGGTCAGCGGCATTCCGGAATTTTTCATCAACCATGCCGAGCTGCGGGATCAGAACGATCAGCTGTTGGCCCGTCTCGAACTGTTCCCGGCGGTCAGCGAAAACCCGAACCTGGCCTTCGATATCGAGGGGGCAGGGCAGACGCGCTTGTTACTGCGCGACAACAGCGGCAATCAATTCGATGCGGCCATACCCTGA
- a CDS encoding quinoprotein relay system zinc metallohydrolase 1 encodes MRWMLLLLMGLGLPALADLDYVLKPRQIAQDTWLLEGSTDNFAQANGGNIVNTGFIVTERGVVVIDTGPSKRYGEAMRKAIAATTDKPVIQVLLTHHHPDHVLGNQAFSDVPIGALAGTTELLRQQGNAMAENMYRLVGDWMRGTEVVLPTQVLTPGVHSFGNHDLRLLSLGGHTGADLAILDQTTGVLFAGDLVFYQRALTTPNSPGLSVWLADVATLQGLPWTLIVPGHGPVSIDPQPFEQMRDYLTWLDQLMRDGAANGSAMTEMIRSPIPERFAGINLSRYELIRSVSHLYPRYERAQMTRVDSATLK; translated from the coding sequence ATGCGCTGGATGCTGCTGTTGTTGATGGGCTTGGGTCTGCCGGCCCTGGCGGACCTCGACTACGTACTCAAGCCTCGGCAGATCGCCCAGGACACCTGGCTGCTGGAAGGCAGCACCGACAATTTCGCCCAGGCCAACGGCGGCAATATCGTCAACACCGGGTTCATCGTTACCGAGCGCGGTGTGGTGGTGATCGACACCGGGCCGTCGAAACGCTACGGCGAGGCGATGCGCAAGGCGATTGCCGCGACCACCGATAAACCGGTGATCCAGGTGCTGTTGACCCACCATCATCCGGACCACGTACTGGGCAATCAGGCTTTCAGTGACGTGCCGATCGGCGCGCTGGCCGGCACCACCGAGCTACTGCGTCAGCAGGGCAATGCGATGGCCGAGAACATGTATCGGTTGGTGGGGGACTGGATGCGCGGCACCGAAGTGGTGTTGCCGACCCAGGTGCTGACACCCGGCGTGCACAGTTTTGGGAATCACGATCTGCGCCTGCTGAGCCTGGGTGGGCACACCGGCGCGGATCTGGCTATTCTCGACCAGACCACCGGCGTGCTGTTTGCCGGGGACCTGGTGTTTTACCAACGGGCGTTGACCACGCCCAACAGTCCGGGGCTGTCGGTGTGGCTGGCGGACGTCGCCACCCTTCAAGGCCTGCCGTGGACGTTGATCGTGCCGGGCCACGGCCCGGTGTCCATCGACCCGCAACCGTTCGAACAAATGCGCGACTACCTCACCTGGCTCGACCAGCTCATGCGTGACGGCGCGGCCAATGGCAGCGCCATGACCGAGATGATCCGCAGCCCCATCCCCGAGCGCTTTGCCGGGATCAATCTGAGCCGCTATGAGCTGATTCGCAGTGTCAGTCACCTGTACCCGCGCTATGAGCGCGCGCAGATGACCCGAGTCGATTCCGCCACGCTCAAATGA